One stretch of Oncorhynchus tshawytscha isolate Ot180627B linkage group LG21, Otsh_v2.0, whole genome shotgun sequence DNA includes these proteins:
- the ankrd13d gene encoding ankyrin repeat domain-containing protein 13D — translation MAQEAFPFHFLVWNNQYLELERQLQKNEENVDRLDPRGRTPLELAVCLGHLESTRVLLRHSADPTHCNAQSWTVLQEAVSTGDPELCQLVLQYRDFKRATERLAGIPELLSKLRRARDFYVEMKWEFTSWVPLVSKVCPSDVYRVWKSGSCLRVDTTLLGFEHMTWLKGRRSYIFKGEENGAVVMEVDHDKQVVYTEPLSLSLRDAPSLLAAMLPTQENTAQRLTSPIVSTHLNTRNIAFERNKSGIWGWRSEKSEAVSGYEAKVYSATNVELVTRSRTEHLSDQDKSKSKGTKTPLQSFLGIAEQHTAPNGSNVSQCASPHNPTAITAEEYFDPEFQLNERDIGRPVELTSKVQRFKAHLWLSEAHPLSLAEQVTPIIDLMAISNAHFAKLRDFITLSLPPGFPVKIEIPLFHVLNARVTFSNLCGCDEPVSSVTVHTPEEAPEAGQALHPFNCEVDPSVFEPPPDYTTLGPGRSEPMRDEDDNLLQFAIQQSLLDAGTESDQVTIWEALTNSRPVSGQIQSPLYEDDSQLERAIQESLSISLAGGKEGEPADPAPPLSVSPSHPGAYSPPSYSSVAEPRLPRPFPGGNSFDEQLRIAMDLSCREQEEMDRVRQEEEDELERILQLSLLEK, via the exons ATGGCTCAAGAGGCGTTTCCTTTTCATTTTCTGGTTTGGAACAACCAATACCTTGAGCTTGAACGGCAACTACAAAAAAACGAG GAGAATGTGGATCGCTTGGACCCGCGGGGGCGCACCCCGCTAGagctggctgtgtgtctgggcCACCTGGAATCAACCCGTGTGCTGCTCAGACACTCCGCAGACCCAACGCACTGCAACGCTCAGAGCTGGACTG TTTTGCAGGAGGCAGTGAGCACAGGTGACCCTGAGCTTTgtcagctggtgctgcagtataGAGACTTCAAGCGAGCCACAGAGAGACTGGCCGGCATCCCAGAACTGCTGAGCAAGCTAAGACGG GCCCGGGATTTTTACGTGGAGATGAAATGGGAGTTCACCAgttggg TCCCCCTGGTCTCCAAGGTGTGTCCCAGTGATGTGTACCGCGTGTGGAAGAGTGGCTCGTGTCTGCGGGTGGACACCACTCTACTGGGATTTGAGCACATGACCTGGCTCAAGGGCCGTCGCAGCTACATCTTTAAGGGCGAAG AGAATGGCGctgtggtgatggaggtggaccATGACAAGCAGGTGGTGTACAcagagcctctgtctctctccctgcggGACGCTCCGTCTCTCCTGGCTGCCATGCTGCCCACCCAGGAGAACACTGCCCAGAGACTCACCTCCCCTATCGTCtccacacacctcaacacacgcAACATCGCCTTCGAGAG GAACAAGTCTGGCATTTGGGGCTGGCGCTCTGAGAAGAGTGAGGCAGTCAGTGGCTACGAAGCAAAG GTGTACAGCGCCACTAATGTAGAGCTGGTGACTCGATCAAGAACAGAGCACCTGTCGGACCAGGACAAGTCAAAGAGCAAAG gCACCAAGACTCCGCTTCAGTCCTTCCTGGGGATAGCTGAGCAGCATACTGCTCCTAATGGG AGTAATGTTTCTCAGTGTGCCAGCCCCCATAACCCCACAGCCATCACCGCTGAGGAATACTTTGACCCAGAGTTCCAACTCAATGAGCGAGACATCGGACGCCCCGTGGAGCTCACCAGCAAAGTCCAGAG gttTAAGGCCCATCTGTGGTTGAGTGAGGCTCACCCTCTGTCATTGGCTGAGCAGGTCACGCCCATCATTGACCTCATGGCCATCTCCAACGCCCATTTTGCCAAACTACGTGACTTCATCACTCTGAGCCTGCCCCCCGGCTTCCCGGTCAAAATAG agaTCCCTCTGTTCCATGTGTTGAATGCCAGAGTGACCTTCAGTAACCTGTGTGGCTGTGATGAGCCTGTCAGCTCGGTTACTGTACACACACCTGAGGAGGCCCCCGAGGCTG GGCAGGCCCTGCATCCATTTAACTGCGAGGTGGACCCCTCCGTATTTGAACCACCCCCAGACTACACCACGCTTGGTCCGGGCCGCAGCGAGCCAATGAGAGATGAGGATGATAACTTGCTGCAGTTTGCCATCCAGCAGAGCCTATTGGACGCAGGGACAGAGAGCGACCAG gtgactaTATGGGAGGCTCTGACTAACAGTCGTCCTGTTTCTGGGCAAATACAGTCACCCCTGTATGAGGATGACTCTCAGCTGGAGAG GGCCATCCAGGAGTCCCTGTCGATCTCATTGGCTGGTGGTAAGGAAGGAGAGCCTGCAGATCCTGCCCCTCCCCTGTCAGTCTCGCCGTCGCACCCCGGAGCCTACTCCCCTCCCTCCTACAGCTCAGTGGCTGAGCCGCGGTTGCCGAGGCCATTTCCCGGGGGAAACAGCTTTGACGAGCAGCTACGCATCGCCATGGACCTCTCGTGCAgggaacaggaagagatggacag GGTGaggcaggaggaagaggatgagctGGAAAGGATCCTTCAGCTGTCACTTTTAGAGAAGTAG
- the kdm2ab gene encoding lysine-specific demethylase 2A: protein MEDQNPRYSKRLRTGTRRRYQDDGISDDEIEGKRTFDLDEKLQSDRFNSYLVKHMDGKDFTFEYIQREGLRDPIVFEKKDGLGLEMPDSDFSVSDVKLFVGSRRMVDVMDVTTQKGIEMSMAQWRRYYETPPSERDKLYNVISLEFSHTKLENLVKRPASVDLIDWVDNMWPRHLKERQRDSTNSIIEMQYPKVQKYCLMSVQGCFTDFHVDFGGTSVWYHILRGGKVFWLIPPTPQNLELYENWVLSGKQGDIFLGDKAQDCQRIELKQGYTFMIPSGWIHAVYTPEDTLVFGGNFLHSFNIPMQLNIYNIEDRTRVPAKFRYPFYYEMCWYVLERYLYCLTNTSHLTPDFQKHSLGVGLTREDSENKLNGHVKNGTEEKKEGDDDKEEKEEESETKVQMEESDDDSFPLPGVTKPGVRVNLTPLELEGLWNLLGKLEELPTHKKCVPAGIRNAPALLHDIRALLEEHCNDDPKLSYTGKPIVKWPKRPSWYQPPPPSVVYRPRIAMPHKAVVPRPAKPTSISALRRRRVRCKHCAACQRKECGECNFCKDMRRFGGPGRMKKGCMMRQCLAPGLPNSAVCALCGAGQGKQECSDESPSSTTLMECSNCAQIAHPDCIKVPGEGRINKDLPSCWECPKCYQGKEGSSSESSSSEDSMASTGSLSTSNHAHREGIGDGEAGSGVRKGRRGRPPLTSSLSQRRVPPPSQRLLLQQQQNRKRAGALELRLRKRIKLERSKILQSKQTLSLERSPKLLCSQGLAHLQRGVSSRLRSPVGRLSRGRGSFRGSPYRSPTGARLQPHQPSISLAPAGRGEGNRERGSGRGVRLRGGAAGRGRRGQRHGGAEEESDSSSSSSSSTSSSSSSSSSSGSDEERENGVRARRNKENRPQRRGRGAAKEDEEEEQSEESNQNGEEMDEDGGEGGQAQMEPPVLVVSDLSDELMKGSYLTVTLQPSRAKRDPGAIVPKLEAAVAPRPAPPGQSCIQRKNLARPPLRNHAPDPYAAPSHSDTHTRGSHPDERRMRPGRAERTDNSASSSSPVPPLRLPLSALQDGGREVANGGSEPGCEREVWVSVFRYLTRAELCVCMAVCKNWHKWSLDKRLWMRVDLSVSKSISPQALSGIIKRQPVTLDLSWTSISKKQLTWLINRLPGLKDLMLSGCSWSSISALSSPGCPLLRTLDLRWADGIKDGQIRDLLNPPGCDNRSQLRNMQSFRLAGLEISDSTLRLVIRHMPLLTRLDLSHCGALTDQSINLLTAVGSSTRNTLTELNLGGCSKLTDSCLRYLRRLSCLSLLDLRECKSVSRKACEAFISELSVNTLYCLSEDKLIQRIS from the exons ATGGAAGACCAAAACCCTCGTTACAGCAAGCGCTTG CGTACAGGGACGCGGCGGCGCTACCAGGATGACGGGATCTCGGACGATGAGATTGAAGGGAAGAGGACGTTTGACCTGGATGAGAAGCTGCAGAGTGACAGGTTCAACTCTTACCTGGTTAAACACATGGATGGAAAAG ACTTCACATTCGAGTACATCCAGAGGGAGGGGCTGAGAGACCCTATCGTCTTTGAGAAAAAAGATGGCCTTGGCTTAGA GATGCCAGACTCTGATTTCAGTGTGAGTGATGTCAAGCTGTTTGTAG gCAGTCGGAGGATGGTTGATGTTATGGACGTGACCACTCAGAAGGGCATCGAGATGTCCATGGCCCAATGGCGGCGGTACTACGAGACGCCGCCCTCGGAGCGAGATAAGCTCTATAACGTCATCAGCCTGGAGTTCAGTCACACCAAGCTGGAGAACCTGGTGAAACGACCCGCCTCG GTGGATTTGATAgactgggtggacaacatgtggccaaggcacctaaaggagagacagagagactcaaCCAACTCCATAATAGAAATGCAGTATCCCAAAGTGCAGAA gtaCTGTCTGATGAGTGTTCAGGGCTGCTTCACAGACTTCCACGTTGACTTTGGCGGTACGTCGGTCTGGTACCACATCCTGCGGGGGGGAAAG GTGTTTTGGCTTATCCCGCCCACACCCCAGAACTTGGAGCTGTATGAGAACTGGGTGTTGTCAGGGAAACAGGGAGACATTTTCCTCGGGGACAAGGCCCAGGACTGTCAGAGGATAGAACTGAAGCAGGGATACACCTTCATGATCCCCTCcg GCTGGATCCATGCTGTGTACACCCCCGAGGACACACTGGTGTTTGGAGGAAACTTCCTCCACAGCTTCAACATCCCCATGCAGCTCAACATCTACAACATTGAGGACCGCACACGA GTCCCGGCTAAGTTCCGATACCCCTTCTACTACGAGATGTGCTGGTACGTGTTGGAAAGATACCTCTACTGCCTGACCAACACCTCCCACCTCACCCCCGACTTCCAGAAGCACTCACTTGGTGTTG GTCTGACCCGTGAAGACTCGGAGAACAAACTCAACGGCCATGTGAAAAATGGcacagaggaaaagaaagagggagacgaTGATAAGGAAGAAAAGGAGGAGGAAAGTGAGACCAAGGTCCAAATGGAAGAGTCTGATGACGATTCCTTCCCCCTTCCTGGTGTCACTAAGCCGGGGGTGAGAGTAAACCTGACTCCCCTGGAGCTGGAGGGGCTGTGGAACCTGCTGGGGAAGCTGGAGGAGCTGCCGACCCACAAAAAGTGTGTCCCCGCAGGCATCCGTAATGCCCCCGCCCTTCTCCATGACATACGG GCTCTTCTGGAGGAACACTGCAACGATGACCCCAAGCTGTCTTATACCGGAAAGCCCATTGTCAAGTGGCCCAAGAGG cCCTCGTGGTACCAGCCCCCTCCCCCCTCAGTGGTATACCGTCCTCGTATCGCCATGCCCCACAAGGCCGTGGTCCCGCGCCCTGCCAAGCCCACCTCTATCTCGGCTCTGAGACGGAGGCGCGTGCGCTGCAAACACTGTGCAGCCTGCCAGAGGAAGGAGTGCGGCGAATGCAACTTCTGCAAAGATATGAGGAGGTTCGGAGGACCCGGGCGTATGAAGAAGGGCTGCATGATGAGGCAGTGTCTCGCT cCTGGCCTGCCTAACTCAGCGGTCTGTGCTCTGTGTGGAGCGGGCCAGGGGAAACAGGAGTGTTCAGATGAAAGCCCCTCCTCCACAACCCTCATGGAATGCTCCAACTGTGCTCAGATCGCCCACCCTGACTGCATCAAG GTTCCTGGGGAGGGCAGGATCAACAAGGACCTGCCCAGCTGCTGGGAGTGTCCCAAATGTTACCAGGGCAAAGAAGGCTCTTCATCGGAG TCGTCCAGCAGTGAGGACAGCATGGCGTCTACAGGTTCTCTCTCTACGTCAAATCATGCCCACCGAGAGGGGATAGGAGATGGGGAGGCAGGCAGTGGGGTGAGGAAGGGACGACGTGGCAGACCCCCCCTGACATCCTCTCTGTCCCAGCGGAGAGTGCCCCCTCCCTCTCAGAGGCTGTTACTGCAGCAACAACAAAACAGGAAGAGAGCCGGAGCGCTGGAGCTACGACTCaggaagagg ATCAAACTGGAGCGCAGCAAAATCTTACAATCG AAGCAGACGTTGTCTCTGGAGCGTTCTCCTAAGCTCCTGTGCTCCCAGGGTCTAGCCCACCTCCAGAGAGGGGTGTCCTCTCGCCTCCGCTCCCCTGTTGGCAGACTGTCCCGGGGCCGTGGGTCCTTCAGAGGCTCCCCTTACCGCTCCCCTACAGGGGCTCGCCTTCAGCCCCACCAACCCTCCATCAGCCTGGCCCCtgcaggcaggggagaggggaacagggagcgagggagtgggagaggagtaCGGCTCAGAGGAGGAGcagcagggagaggaagaagaggacagagacacggaggagcagaggaagagagtgatagcagcagtagtagcagcagcagcaccagcagcagtagcagtagtagtagtagtagtggtagtgatgaggagagggagaacggCGTGCGGGCCAGACGGAACAAAGAGAACCGACCACAGAGACGAGGAAGAGGAGCAGCCaaagaagatgaggaagaggaacagAGTGAGGAGTCCAACCAAAATGGAGAAGAGATGGATGAAGACGGGGGGGAAGGAGGACAGGCACAGATGGAGCCACCAGTCCTCGTAGTGTCGGACCTTAGCGACGAGCTCATGAAGGGCTCGTATCTCACAGTAACCCTACAGCCGTCGAGGGCCAAACGTGATCCGGGGGCCATTGTCCCGAAACTGGAGGCTGCAGTCGCCCCCCGCCCTGCCCCTCCCGGCCAGAGTTGCATCCAACGCAAGAACTTGGCCCGACCACCCCTCAGGAACCACGCCCCAGACCCCTACGCTGCACCCtcgcactcagacacacacacacggggctcTCATCCAGACGAGAGGAGAATGAGGccaggcagagcagagagaacagacaacagtgcttcctcctcctctcctgttcctcctctacgCCTCCCTCTGTCGGCTTTACAGGATGGGGGGAGGGAAGTTGCGAATGGAGGGAGCGAGCCGGGCTGTGAGAGGGAGGTGTGGGTATCTGTCTTCCGTTACCTGACTCGTGCCGAGCTCTGTGTCTGCATGGCCGTCTGCAAGAACTGGCACAAATG GAGCTTGGATAAGAGGCTGTGGATGCGGGTCGATCTGAGCGTGTCTAAATCCATCagtcctcaagctctgtcaggtatcATCAAACGCCAACCAGTCACCCTGGACCTCTCCTGGACCTCCATCTCCAAGAAACAACTCACCTGGCTCATCAACCGCCTGCCTg GGTTGAAGGATCTCATGTTGTCTGGCTGTTCCTGGTCTTCAATTTCGGCTCTTAGCTCGCCCGGTTGCCCCCTCCTGCGCACGCTGGACCTTCGATGGGCCGACGGGATCAAAGACGGACAGATCAGGGACCTGCTCAACCCACCAG gtTGTGATAACCGCAGTCAGCTGAGGAACATGCAGTCTTTCCGTCTGGCGGGGCTGGAGATCAGTGACTCTACTCTGAGGCTGGTGATCAGACACATGCCCCTGCTGACCCGTCTGGACCTGTCCCACTGTGGAGCCCTCACTGACCAGTCCATCAACCTGCTCACTGCTGTGGGCTCCTCCACACGCAACACACTCACCGAGCTCAACCTGGGGG GCTGCAGTAAGCTGACAGACTCGTGTCTGCGGTACCTCCGCCGGCTTTCCTGCCTCTCCCTGCTGGACCTGCGGGAATGCAAGAGTGTGTCCCGCAAAGCCTGCGAGGCCTTCATCTCTGAGCTGTCTGTCAACACCCTCTACTGCCTATCTGAAGACAAACTGATCCAGAGGATATCCTAG